ACAGTTCCTATGATGGAGACGTAAGCGCAATAACGGATGCTCGCCTTTGCAGGATGATCGAGAAAGTAATATCGAAAAAACGCTCCAGAGAGGAAAGGATACACAGGTTGCATCGAGCCGCAGGATCTCATTTCAAACTGAATATCAGAGAATTCCGGCTGCCAATGAATTTTCAAGTTCCTAAGCTGCCAGAATTCGATGAGAAAATATATATCCAGATCAGCATGTTTTACACTATGAAACTGCCATGACTATATGGCAGTGCAACGATGAGTTGGTGTGCAAAATGTTTCCATAGTCACTGGCTGGTGGAGCAATAAAGTGGTTCAATCAGCTCCCGGCAAAGTCGATTGGTACTTACCAAAATCTAATTGGAGAATTCTGCTCTCACTACAAGTACAACAGACGTAATCGGAAGAGATTCCATGCATTGTTCCTTCTAGGAATTCGGAAGGAGGAAAGCATCATACAGTTTACTCGACGCTTCAAGCAAGAGTTGGACGATGTGGATGGTGCCAAGGATCAAGTCGTCATCGAAGCTTACAAACAGGCATACCAGTATGATCAAAAGGGTGTGTACGGTTCCTTGCTCAAGAAAACACCAAAAACTCTGGAAGAAATGTATGATCGAGCAGAAGAATACGCTCGAGTGGAGGATGATTCTAAATCTCGAGTGACGAGAGAAGTTAACAGATCATCCAATCATCCAAATGATGGGAAGAAAGACAAGTCAAAGAACCGTTCGAGTGGACAGCACAACAATCGAGGTGAAGTTCGAGAGAAAAATCAAGGGGAACGAATGAAAACTGGATATAAGAAATATCATGATATGAAGCTGACACCATTGAACATACGGCTTACAGAGTTGTATAAAACATAAGCAAGGATTTGAGCCCCTCATGGTACCATGATCTTTATGATAATTGCAGAATTTTCTCTTATCACGTTTATCACGTGCCTTTGCCAGCAGAGACACGTGATAAACGTGATAAAAGCAAATGCTGCAATTATCATAAAGATCATGGTCACAAGACTGAGAATTGTCATTATTTAAAGATCGAAGTCCAGCGAATGATAGACGCTGGAAAGCTACAAGAGTACATGAAAAAGGATTTTGGGAATGGTTCAGGACAATTTGGCACAACACATGTGATTAGTGTTAGTCATGCCATGATCCATCCAATGACCAGACGGGCATCAAAAGATGAGACTAAGAGAAAGCTCAGGCAACTGAAGGAATGGAACGTGACAAATCACATCGATTTTGTCAGTGGAAATGGAGCAGAAATTCTGAATCTTGGATGCACAAAGATCGAGTTTTCTGAAGAAGACATGATAGGTGTATATGCTCCCCATAATGATGTTATTGTTATAACATCTTGAATTGGCATGTTCCGCGTACACCGTATTCTAGTGGATACAAGAAGCTTAGTGAGCGTGTTGTTTTCAAGAGCCTATTCCTCTATGATTCTCTCGCACGACTTGATCGAGGAGGACGAAAATCCAATTATCGGATTCAGCGGCGAAGTTACAAAGGCGATTGGGAAAGTAAAGATGCCTATAACAGTGGCTGACAAGTCTGTTCTAGGAAGTTTCTTGTTGCTGGATTGTCAATCTCCTTATAATGCGATCGTGGGACGAGACTGGCTGCATGTGATCGGTGCAGTCACATCCTCGTATCACTAATGCCTGAAGTTTACTACTCCTGAATGGGTCATGAAGGTTAGAAGTGACCAGATGGCCGCCCACAAGTGTCATGAGAATGCTATGGATGAATACAGAAAATCTGAAGTTAGCGGGAACCAAATCATGCGAATCAAACATAAATAGCAATTATAAAACCCTTTCCCTCCAAAATCATATGTGTGAGAGGATGCGGCTGAACTCCCAACAATCGAGAAACTGATCGAGGTCCAGATTGGATATGAGAAGCACAAAACGACGTTCGTAGGGGCAGATCTTCCTACACATGAACGCGATGGTTTGATTACATTGTTAAGGGAAAACATTGACGTCTTCGGATGGAGTTTTACTGAGATGCCTGGGATAGATCCGAATGTAGCCTTCCACATGATAAATATCGACGAGAAATTCCATCCAGTTGGTTAGAAAATTAGGAATATGGCGCAAAGTAAAAAAGATGGAGTTACCGTGTAGGTCGAAAAGATGTTGGAAGCAGGCTTTATTCGACCAGTACAGTATCCTTGCTGGTTGTCTAATGTCGTACCCGTTCCAAAGAAGAATGGTAAAATTCGTGTCCgtatcaattttactgatttaaataaagcatgTCCGAGTGATCCGTACCCGCTACCGCGGATAAGAGATTTGGTGGATGCAACCTCAGGGTACGggagactgtcattcatggacgggttttcggggtataaccaaatacctttTTTTGaggaagatcaggagcatactgcgttcgtGACTGATAGAAGAGTTTACTGCTATGCTGCGATGTCGTTCGGGCTAAAGAACGCAGGGGCGACCTACCAGAATTTGGTAGACCATATGTTAAAGGATTTGATTGGGAAGATGATGAAAGTATATATCGACGATACGGTAGTGAAATCTGAGCAAAAGGAGTTGCATTTTCTCGATCTGCAGAAGACGTTCGATATCTTGAGGCAATATCGTATGAAGCTCAATCCAGCAAAATGTTCATTCGGGCTATCCTCGGGAAAGTTCCTTGGATACTTGATGATGCACAGAGGAATAAAGGCGAATCCGGAGCAAATCAGGGCGATCAGAGAGATGCCATCCCCAAGTACAAAGAAGGAGGTCCAGAAGCTAGCGGGACGATTAGCATATTTAAATCGTTTCATTTCACGCTCGTCGGATCGATTCAAACCATTCTTTGATGTTTTGAAGTAAGTAGTGAACTTTGGTTGGACGGATGAGTGCGAAAAATCTTTCGATGAGATCAAAC
This genomic stretch from Papaver somniferum cultivar HN1 chromosome 5, ASM357369v1, whole genome shotgun sequence harbors:
- the LOC113280368 gene encoding uncharacterized protein LOC113280368, translated to MARVTTRSKRLRNDEDEVRDRHDERKILHDYYARSEQGRDGRGSAGTQRKRIRSKVDIPEDQDYEQEDSSYDGDVSAITDARLCRMIEKSLAGGAIKWFNQLPAKSIGTYQNLIGEFCSHYKYNRRNRKRFHALFLLGIRKEESIIQFTRRFKQELDDVDGAKDQVVIEAYKQAYQYDQKGVYGSLLKKTPKTLEEMYDRAEEYARVEDDSKSRVTREVNRSSNHPNDGKKDKSKNRSSGQHNNRGEVREKNQGERMKTGYKKYHDMKLTPLNIRLTELIFSYHVYHVPLPAETRDKRDKSKCCNYHKDHGHKTENCHYLKIEVQRMIDAGKLQEYMKKDFGNGSGQFGTTHVISVSHAMIHPMTRRASKDETKRKLRQLKEWNVTNHIDFVSGNGAEILNLGCTKIEFSEEDMIGVYAPHNDVIVITS